In Chloroflexota bacterium, a single window of DNA contains:
- a CDS encoding flippase-like domain-containing protein has product MANNNHKFRQWSPFHQLGSTPLKRAAIILLLIVGTYLLIPRLAGLTETLELIPKANTVYLLAALASQIASVLWGAYIVHRMLPVFGPLLSFARVLHIVLASSFASLFIPSAGLSSLAVRTRYLGEDGCSVEATFLTFALETLGQGIAISILVTLALLQVALTGADAPWWIVALLASTVLVGIAALAILLSRPHEGDWRYRLLHWLNQRLARRGAALFSASSLEHRLAALRQGALALNTQRRWHLLLGSLSRVLTDMLCLQMTLYAFGRSVALSTTIVSYGLSSILGFLSSSPGGLFVTEGSLSAILAKRGVPFPVAVAVTLTYRLLAFWLPRLSGLVSWYVLQRQSSRPLW; this is encoded by the coding sequence ATGGCAAACAACAACCATAAATTCCGGCAATGGTCGCCCTTCCATCAACTTGGTAGCACTCCGCTCAAACGCGCTGCTATCATCTTGCTGTTGATCGTTGGCACATACCTGCTTATCCCGCGCCTGGCAGGGTTGACCGAGACACTAGAACTCATCCCCAAAGCAAATACCGTCTACCTCCTGGCCGCCCTGGCCTCGCAAATTGCCAGCGTGCTCTGGGGTGCTTACATCGTACACCGAATGCTGCCGGTTTTTGGGCCACTGCTAAGCTTTGCACGTGTCCTACACATAGTCCTTGCTTCGAGCTTTGCCAGCCTATTCATCCCTTCCGCTGGCTTGAGCAGTCTGGCCGTGCGTACCCGCTACCTGGGTGAGGACGGCTGCAGCGTAGAGGCAACCTTCTTGACCTTTGCCCTCGAAACGCTGGGGCAAGGCATTGCCATCTCCATCCTGGTGACCTTGGCCTTGCTTCAAGTCGCCCTGACTGGAGCAGATGCCCCATGGTGGATTGTGGCTCTGCTGGCAAGCACCGTGCTGGTGGGCATTGCTGCCCTTGCAATTTTGCTGTCCAGACCGCACGAGGGTGATTGGCGCTATCGCTTGCTGCACTGGTTGAACCAAAGGCTTGCCCGCCGGGGTGCGGCTCTGTTTTCTGCCTCAAGTCTGGAACACCGTCTGGCTGCCCTGCGCCAGGGTGCGCTGGCTCTGAACACACAGCGGCGCTGGCACCTGCTGCTGGGCAGCCTCTCCCGTGTCCTGACGGACATGCTCTGTCTGCAGATGACGCTTTATGCCTTTGGGCGAAGCGTCGCGCTTTCCACCACAATCGTCAGTTATGGACTCTCCTCCATCTTGGGCTTTCTCTCTTCCTCACCCGGTGGGCTGTTCGTCACGGAGGGCTCTCTGTCCGCCATCCTTGCGAAGCGCGGCGTGCCCTTCCCCGTCGCCGTAGCCGTGACACTCACCTACCGTTTGCTCGCCTTCTGGCTGCCCCGCCTCAGTGGCTTAGTCAGTTGGTACGTCCTCCAGCGCCAGAGTTCGCGCCCGCTTTGGTAA